The sequence GCTTGAATGGTGGGTTAATGGTGAAACCAAGTTGCGACTTTTACGTTGCCTGTTGGTATAAATCGCTGAAATGCCTCCGCCATCACTTCAAGGTTCTCATAGCCATTGATAACTAATTTTTGTTCTGACTTCATATTAAGCAGAATTGATTCTAGCTGTCCGGATTTATATTGAAGACGCAACTTGTCTATCTCTGACAGAGGGAAACTGATCGTCATATTGTTGTAACTTACATGAACCATTGCAGATTCATTATTAATTTCAAAGGTTGGATATGCGCCCCACCCCTCTCTAAATTTCTTATACAAGTCAAACAACCCTTGTATAAAAAAATATAGTCCCATTACTGGGAAGATCATGTCAGAAACTTTATCGGCCCGGGCTATTGCCACAATAACAGCGCAACTAAGCGCAGCAAAAAGCATAGCCAAATAGACAATCTTCTTGTTTTGGTTTTTTATGTACGTGTCAGTAACTTGAAATTTCATATTCACCGCTAATGTTTGAATTAAGAGGCGCGCTTTAGCACGTCCTGCTTAAATAATGGGCTAGGGTAAAAATACATAACCCGTCCCTGAAAAAAGCGCTACACCACAAACAGCCGCCACACCTAGAGCTAATGTAATAGCCAAATATGGCCTTAAGATAGTCGCTAGGGAGATAGTGATAATAATCATACCAACTATGGCAGCAGCGAAGAACTGGCCGTTATGCAAAAAGCGCGATAGCCAGACGAACCCAAGATAGCCAAGAAAACCAAGCCCAGCAAGTAGAGAAAAAACGAAGTAAACATCATCCAGGACAGTACAAAACTCTACTATGCCTAAAAAGAAACGGGCAATTCGAGCCAAAACCGAGGGGCGATCTTCAATTATTTTTGATTGAACTCGCACAGGAACCCTAACGTAAAGTTAAACGGCTGCGCAGCTTTTTGCGCAGCTCCGCTTGAACACCAGACTAGGCGTTTGCAGGCTTTGCACCGGGGAACCACTCGACATGTTGATCTCCATTGCGCCCCCAATAAGTAACTCGCTGTCCGCGCAAAAATGCAATATAACCTTGCACACCCGCGCTCATGGCTCGCTTAGAGAAATCTCGGTAGTGCTGACCATTTTGTTGGCTATCGAGAATTGCCATTCGCAACGCATCAGCATTGAAATCGGCGGAGACCGAAGGTAGCCCCTCGTAATTGATAGGCGTTTTGATAATTTCACCAGAGGCACTGTAATAAGTTTTTTGTAGTGCCACATAGTCAACGTGGTAATACTCGACACCCGTTTCCATAAGTTTACGAACAACCTCAGGAAACGGAATACTTCCGTCTAGTGTTGTACGCGCAGCTTCGGCGACAATTTCGGATTTCATAGGAGGCCCTTTGCGTAAGTAAATAGGTGAGGAGAATAAAGCACCTAACGTAGAGTTAAACAGCTGGCCTACGCTGCAATTGAATAAAAAGCCGCACGTTTCGGCCCGCCTGCTTGAATGCCATGTTAGGCGTGTTTTCCCACTCTGATAGTTTCAAGCATTTTAAGGTAAATAAAAAGAAGGTTAAGTTGATTGCTTCATGTCAAATATAAGACCCTATAGGTTGTTCGCTTTGTCTATCTTACTAAATAGATAAGGCGTTGATCCTGATTAAAAGCAGCGGCGAAGGAGGCTGGCAAATCAAGGATCATGAGAAACCAAAGGCTGGCAGGAAGGCCTTTATATTACACGACACTTATGATTTCTATTCTACGTATGCAAAGATTATGCTATGTAATTATAAACCAAAATAAGCACTAGTAAGGTGTACACCTTGGTCGCATGCACCATAAACAACCTCTCACCCATCTCGTCAAGATTTTCAATTTGATGACAATATGTCCAAAACTTAAGCGCTCACATAATCAGCATGGGCCTATGGCAAACAAAACCAATAATTAAACATATAAACCCAATATTTATGCGGCCTATAGCACTATTTCGTACATTTTGGGTAAATTAGGCCGTGCTCGCATTTGATTCACAATTGCAGCCAACGCAGTAGTGAATTAAATAGATATCCAGCCAAACCTGCAAAAAAATCCACTTCAATGCGGATTTTTGCTTTTAAAGATCAATAAAACACATCGCTATCTGCTATGAATAAATCATAAAACGGGAAGAGCATATCAATCACGCCTATCCCGCATACAACCCTTGCTACTTTGCATCACACCACCGATATGCTTTACAATCGGCAGGTGTTTTTATGCGTTTATCATAAAGGCAGCTAATGAATCTAATTAATAAAGCACCCCTTTCCGGCTATATTGCGGAAATAGATAGCCTGCGAGCCATCGCTGTTTTAGCGGTTATTTTATTTCATTTCAATCCGCTGATTTTGCCCGGTGGTTTTTCAGGGGTAGAT comes from Iodobacter ciconiae and encodes:
- a CDS encoding DUF1398 domain-containing protein — protein: MKSEIVAEAARTTLDGSIPFPEVVRKLMETGVEYYHVDYVALQKTYYSASGEIIKTPINYEGLPSVSADFNADALRMAILDSQQNGQHYRDFSKRAMSAGVQGYIAFLRGQRVTYWGRNGDQHVEWFPGAKPANA